The following proteins come from a genomic window of Bactrocera tryoni isolate S06 chromosome 1, CSIRO_BtryS06_freeze2, whole genome shotgun sequence:
- the LOC120777614 gene encoding phosphoinositide 3-kinase regulatory subunit 4 codes for MGNQLVGIAPSQIYPMDHYFSGAEIVFESNMGSTRFFKVAKAKSEEGLVVVKVFVRHDPTLPLEYHKERLEYIKKSLSNAVNCLPFQRVELTDKAAYITREYVKHSLYDRVSTRPFLTTLEKKWITFQILCALNQCHKQKICHGDIKLENILITSWNWVLLSDFASFKPTYLPEDNPADYTYFFDTSRRRTCYIAPERFVKTFSSDDAEGYGAMLPTDSLVRLGPYISDNTLVPSMDIFSAGCALLELWTEGTAPFELSQLLSYRSGENELVYKHLESIENEHLRALLGSMINLNSMYRKSAEDYLDEERGRLFPEYFYSFLQSYLQMFSSSPIMSPDDKILRLHSDIGHCIKVLTNDPNITPDVDEKSGAGEKMDNCQRLPAEQDGLILIITVVTSCIRGLKQSNTKICSLDILHRLCKYTTSETILDRILPYILHLAQYATSKVQVQAIETLTSCLSMVKQIPLSDANVFPEYILPSIEKLCSEPSAVIVRVAFARNIAKLAKIAIYFLEETQRNAPNDMPARRYEAELNALHDIIQQNVLSLLTDSKPIVKQTLMESGICDLCGFFGKEKANDIILSHIMTFLNDEDKNLRGSFYDNIAGVAGYVGWQASDILVPLLHQGFTDREEFVISKAIRAITILIELGHIKKPTITEIIKETCCYLCHPNLWIRHEICGMISTAARTLSAIDVQVKIMPAIKRFLKIPLIQVEKPDLLLDCLQPPIPQQIYDSIIRFNDIQMLVNELEIRAIARNNPRAPLQPQHDESSQALRNLFCRLTSEGLNDLVEMQLLAFKPYLFKLKHKSQQEVDEPTSGNGRIVITRKNVVCHEYPLADKLSKSPQETRANEGILPAAASPATEVAVTSLGGIAGSPPTGITMLGGTPHPTATVSAATSLGEYTMPERNYWQERSSECRKDLDALRITFKNRYSMLAFSQHSHNERLNSVYPQGWSLNGTMIAHLHEHSESVIKMTSLKPHGAIFASGSIDGTVRLWDCNKLNGNQGINRSRQVYSANTPIYALVACDGGQSLAVGGKDGSLLIMRIDRNSSKMTLQQALHLDEGENSDGPVVDMQTYDQSVIIYATVYGGIVGWDTRVQKPVWRLENELQHGVITTICVDSAGSWLATGTSGGKHICWDLRFRLPIAEIKHPNGSRIRKVACHPTEPSYLISASQSNNEVSLWNIETGHRQAVLWASSTPVLSNIQMSETSTSCGLLSGVVDKSPFLLTGSSDQRIRYWDLNEPKNSSLKVPAAKDNLEDVSFTYDSQIIDGSQVIYEQKHKLNNPTGLNTPGCSMEENPRSGPDMPSPCHHDAITDLLMCKTDKGQIYVASAARDGVIKLWK; via the exons ATGGGTAACCAGCTGGTGGGTATAGCCCCATCCCAAATATACCCGATGGATCATTATTTTTCTGGTGCGGAAATTGTTTTCGAATCAAA CATGGGCAGTACGCGTTTCTTCAAAGTGGCCAAGGCAAAATCAGAGGAAGGTTTAGTGGTGGTGAAAGTGTTTGTGAGGCATGATCCTACTTTACCACTAGAGTATCACAAAGAACGTCTTGAATACATAAAAAAGTCCCTATCAAATGCTGTTAATTGCTTACCATTTCAGAGAGTAGAG TTAACTGATAAAGCCGCATACATAACGCGTGAATATGTGAAGCACAGCTTGTACGACCGTGTATCCACGCGCCCCTTTCTCACAACGCTTGAAAAGAAATGGATCACTTTTCAAATACTTTGTGCATTGAACCAATGTCACAAGCAAAAGATCTGTCACGGTGACATTAAG TTGGAGAATATATTGATAACTTCCTGGAATTGGGTTTTACTCTCCGATTTCGCATCCTTTAAGCCAACATACCTCCCCGAAGACAATCCCGCCGATTATACTTATTTCTTTGACACCAGCAGACGCCGCACCTGCTACATAGCACCTGAGCGTTTCGTCAAAACATTCTCGTCTGACGATGCTGAAGGCTACGGCGCTATGCTACCCACTGACTCACTTGTGCGCCTAGGGCCATATATTTCAGATAATACGCTGGTGCCCTCTATGGATATATTTTCCGCAGG ttgcgCACTGTTGGAACTGTGGACTGAGGGCACAGCACCGTTTGAACTTTCTCAGCTACTTTCATACCGCAGCGGCGAAAATGAACTTGTGTACAAGCATTTAGAGAGCATTGAAAACGAACACCTTCGTGCTCTACTCGGTTCCATGATCAACTTGAATTCAATGTACAGAAAAAGTGCTGAAGACTATTTAGACGAAGAACGTGGGCGTCTCTTCCCCgaatatttttactcatttcTGCAATCATATTTGCAAATGTTCTCTTCTTCGCCAATAATGTCGCCAGATGATAAAATCTTACGTTTACATTCCGATATTGGGCACTGTATAAAAGTATTGACAAATGATCCGAATATAACACCGGATGTTGATGAAAAATCCGGTGCCGGTGAAAAGATGGACAACTGCCAACGATTACCAGCCGAACAGGATGGTTTGATTTTGATAATTACAGTTGTAACCTCGTGCATACGCGGCCTAAAACAATCAAACACAAAAATTTGTTCACTGGACATTCTCCATAGATTATGCAAATACACCACTTCAGAAACGATATTGGATCGTATATTGCCCTATATT CTTCATCTGGCGCAATATGCGACATCAAAAGTACAAGTTCAAGCCATTGAAACGCTAACTTCGTGTCTTAGCATGGTCAAACAAATACCTTTAAGTGACGCTAATGTCTTTCCCGAGTATATTTTGCCCTCGATAGAAAAATTATGCAGCGAACCCAGCGCAGTTATTGTACGCGTGGCATTTGCGCGAAATATTG CCAAATTAGCGAAGATTGCTATTTATTTTCTCGAAGAAACACAACGAAATGCCCCAAATGATATGCCCGCGCGCAGATACGAGGCCGAATTGAACGCCTTACACGACATAATACAACAAAATGTGCTAAGTCTGCTGACCGATTCGAAGCCAATTGTCAAGCAAACTCTTATGGAGTCAGGCATTTGTGATCTGTGCGGCTTCTTTGGCAAGGAGAAAG CTAATGATATTATACTGTCACATATAATGACATTCCTGAATGATGAAGACAAAAACCTGCGCGGATCTTTCTATGATAATATCGCCGGTGTAGCTGGTTATGTCGGTTGGCAGGCCTCAGATATACTTGTGCCACTATTGCATCAGGGTTTCACGGATCGCGAAGAGTTTGTCATTAGTAAGGCCATACGTGCTATTACGATACTCATCGAATTGGGTCATATAAAAAAGCCCACCATCACTGAGATTATTAAGGAAACGTGTTGCTATTTATGCCACCCGAACTTGTGGATACGCCATGAAATTTGTGGCATGATTTCAACAGCGGCACGTACCCTGAGTGCCATAGATGTACAAGTGAAGATTATGCCGGCCATTAAGAGATTCCTGAAAATACCGCTGATACAAGTGGAAAAGCCCGATTTGTTACTGGACTGCTTGCAGCCACCAATTCCGCAACAAATCTACGATAGTattataag gtttaACGACATACAAATGTTGGTGAATGAACTGGAAATTCGAGCCATCGCCCGCAATAATCCCCGAGCTCCATTACAGCCGCAACACGATGAGTCTAGCCAAGCTTTAAGAAAT CTTTTCTGTCGCTTAACCTCTGAAGGTCTCAATGACTTAGTGGAAATGCAGCTGCTAGCCTTCAAGCCTTACTTATTCAAGCTAAAGCATAAATCACAGCAAGAAGTTGATGAGCCGACCTCCGGTAATGGACGCATTGTGATCACACGCAAAAATGTAGTATGCCACGAATACCCATTAGCTGATAAGCTCTCCAAATCGCCACAGGAAACAC GTGCAAATGAAGGCATTCTGCCTGCTGCTGCATCACCTGCAACCGAGGTGGCTGTAACGTCGCTCGGCGGTATAGCTGGCAGTCCACCGACTGGCATTACGATGCTTGGTGGCACACCTCATCCGACGGCAACTGTAAGCGCCGCCACTTCGCTCGGAGAGTATACAATGCCCGAACGCAACTATTGGCAGG AACGCTCGTCGGAGTGCCGTAAAGATTTGGACGCTCTAcgtattacatttaaaaatcgttaCAGTATGTTAGCGTTTTCACAGCACAGCCACAACGAGAGGCTCAACTCAGTTTATCCGCAAGGTTGGTCACTAAATGGCACTATGATAGCTCATCTGCATGAGCATTCAGAATCTGTGATTAAGATGACATCGTTGAAGCCGCACGGCGCCATTTTTGCCAGTGGCAGCATTGACGGCACAGTGAGACTTTGGGACTGCAATAAACTAAACGGTAATCAGGGCATCAATCGATCACGGCAAGTGTACTCGGCCAATACGCCAATTTACGCGCTGGTCGCTTGTGATGGCGGCCAGTCGTTGGCCGTCGGTGGCAAAGATGGTAGCCTGCTTATAATGCGAATAGACAGAAATTCCTCAAAAATGACATTACAACAGGCGTTGCATTTAGACGAAGG cgaAAACAGCGATGGCCCTGTGGTGGATATGCAAACCTACGACCAAAGCGTTATTATCTATGCGACTGTGTATGGCGGCATTGTTGGTTGGGATACGCGCGTACAAAAGCCCGTCTGGCGTTTAGAAAACGAACTGCAACACGGTGTCATAACTACGATTTGTGTCGATTCGGCTGGCTCGTGGCTAGCCACCGGCACCAGTGGTGGCAAGCACATTTGCTGGGATCTTCGTTTTCGCCTGCCAATCGCCGAAATTAAGCATCCAAATGGTTCGCGTATACGTAAGGTGGCCTGTCACCCCACAGAGCCCTCATACCTAATTTCGGCCTCACAATCGAACAATGAAGTGTCGCTGTGGAACATTGAAACCGGCCATCGCCAAGCAGTATTGTGGGCTAGTTCCACACCCGTGCTATCAAACATTCAAATG agCGAGACTTCAACTTCATGTGGCCTGCTAAGCGGTGTAGTTGACAAATCGCCATTCTTACTAACTGGTAGCTCAGATCAACGCATACGTTACTGGGATCTAAATGAGCCCAAAAACTCGTCTCTCAAAGTGCCCGCAGCTAAAGATAATCTGGAAGACGTTTCATTCACCTACGA CTCGCAAATCATAGACGGCAGTCAAGTAATTTATGAACAAAAGCATAAATTGAACAATCCAACGGGTTTGAATACGCCAGGCTGTTCAATGGAGGAAAATCCTCGTTCCGGCCCAGACATGCCCTCGCCATGTCATCACGACGCTATAACCGATTTACTAATGTGTAAAACTGACAAAGGGCAGATTTATGTGGCCTCCGCTGCCCGTGATGGTGTTATCAAGTTGTGGAAGTAG
- the LOC120782381 gene encoding S-phase kinase-associated protein 2 produces the protein MSNKKLKETDNIENLCPTTRKRVKTNPVTNWKIAKLDSNSSPTVLTSEHLDEMGIGMLDSEESTSSAASAIALVLSASADENSNGVTPNLDAPKMCHQRYTAYRTLDNTLDSTFNSDTSDNTTIATPGRGLIETDCINISQHCSNNNNIVLDSYGDKNNKLNSQQQSGDKVLLPYRKVAILGMGAGNPTSSSSPHTTAIVAPPYTTNSNSNSPSAGRSTRSPLAIVSGNSNIRAPRSATQHIQPQQSMNMGVATINTSNAFNNSGSSPNSYMCMPSTSKQSLLRQQQRQQQQQQQNTQIQNKSQNRTSQAANEQQPPMVVYDNFFLFRQQHLRDHISDGKDHFSTLSDEIILQIFKWLPKKALIRCSYVCRRFNRCASDESLWTRLDLGGRHLRAGALENILTRGVVIMRLAQAELSHPVFDSDFLHAEPKFESKLQYLDLSMVSVAKPSLKMLLSRCRQLKKLSLEHVPINDEICNEIAKNTNLEALNLAMCIGLEAWSVRKIMESLKNINSLNISWTNLSVDAVTSVVTNVTPNLLRLNMAGCRKTLYDSHVASLAKRCPQLLEIDFSDCTALTGNVINIICRFKMLEYLSLSRCYLIPASAYMELNNLPTLTYLDIFGMLSETGMELLEQNFPNIGINKFIHSSVARPTVGTRRTSVWGLRTRD, from the exons atgagtaataaaaaattgaaagagacggataatattgaaaatttatgtcCGACAACAAG AAAACGCGTCAAAACTAACCCTGTCACAAATTGGAAAATTGCTAAGCTTGACTCGAACTCATCCCCAACCGTTCTTACAAGCGAACATTTGGACGAGATGGGCATTGGAATGCTCGACTCAGAAGAAAGCACGTCATCTGCCGCTTCCGCCATAGCATTAGTGTTGAGCGCCAGTGCAGATGAAAATTCTAATGGAGTCACTCCTAATTTGGATGCGCCAAAGATGTGCCACCAACGGTATACGGCCTATCGCACACTAGATAACACCTTAGACAGTACTTTTAACAGTGACACTAGCGATAATACAACAATAGCCACTCCAGGCAGAGGACTCATTGAAACAGATTGTATAAATATAAGCCAGCATTGCAGTAACAATAATAACATCGTATTGGATTCATATggtgataaaaataataaactgaattcgcaacaacaaagcggagataaggtattacttccATATAGGAAGGTGGCTATACTTGGTATGGGTGCGGGGAATCCTACCAGCAGCTCATCACCACATACGACGGCAATCGTCGCCCCACCCTACACAACAAATTCAAATTCGAATTCGCCTTCTGCTGGAAGAAGCACTCGTAGTCCTTTGGCTATTGTGTCAGGAAACAGCAACATTCGTGCACCTCGAAGTGCTACACAACATATTCAACCGCAACAG agtaTGAATATGGGTGTTGCGACTATTAATACTTCAAATGCTTTTAATAATAGTGGGTCATCGCCAAATAGTTACATGTGTATGCCTTCAACAAGTAAACAATCACTTCTCAGacaacaacagcggcagcagcaacaacaacaacagaatactcaaattcaaaataaaagtcAAAATCGAACATCGCAAGCGGCAAACGAACAACAACCGCCTATGGTCGTATATGATAACTTCTTTTTGTTTAGGCAGCAACATTTGCGGGATCATATTTCCGATGGCAAAGATCATTTTAGCACACTATCGGATGagataattttacaaattttcaaatggtTGCCGAAGAAAGCACTTATACGTTGCAGTTATGTTTGTCGACGGTTTAATAGATGTGCCAGCGATGAATCACTATGGACACGTTTGGATTTAGGGGGACGTCACTTGCGTGCAGGTGCTCTGGAAAATATTCTCACCCGCGGTGTGGTCATAATGCGTTTGGCCCAAGCTGAG ctAAGTCATCCCGTTTTCGATAGTGACTTTCTACACGCCGAACCAAAATTCGAATCAAAGTTACAGTATTTAGATCTAAGTATGGTATCGGTTGCAAAGCCCTCACTCAAGATGCTATTATCACGCTGTCGTCAATTGAAAAAGCTCAGCTTGGAGCATGTACCAATTAACGATGAAATCTGCAATGAAATAGCAAAGAATACCAACTTAGAGGCACTAAACCTAGCCATGTGTATCGGATTGGAGGCGTGGAGCGTGCGCAAGATAATGGaatcattgaaaaatataaacagcCTAAATATTTCTTGGACAAATCTGTCTGTAGATGCCGTTACATCGGTGGTAACAAATGTTACACCAAATCTCTTGCGATTAAATATGGCAGGTTGTCGTAAAACATTGTACGATTCTC ATGTGGCAAGCTTAGCTAAACGATGTCCACAACTTTTAGAAATCGATTTTTCCGATTGCACTGCATTGACCGGCAATGTCATTAACATTATTTGCAGATTTAAAATGCTTGAATACTTGTCACTTTCGCGCTGCTATCTTATTCCTGCCTCTGCCTATAT GGAGCTAAACAACTTGCCCACACTAACCTATCTCGACATATTTGGTATGCTCTCAGAGACTGGAATGGAATTGCTAGAGCAAAACTTTCCCAATATAGGTAttaataaattcatacataGTTCGGTGGCTAGACCGACAGTGGGCACACGCCGCACATCAGTGTGGGGTCTTCGTACTCGTGACTAG
- the LOC120780583 gene encoding WD repeat-containing protein 37 has product MKPSKHRLSSLAEDITIPEDAPFRARLHSLFGQIEKEFELLYLENLSLQEKLDHCMSKDLISSYERSAGVIAAGGSGTNIIAGNTSNTGLTSTIQTNVTSAFGHDDGDSTALASIIGGGGSKGLKAKFTSSSNKVKASNKIKAQTSRIVSSFKAQTVVSQVTREFCGHKDGVWQVTAKVGQPIIGTASADHTACIWGIENGRCLLQYQGHAGSVNSVKFHQNRDLVLTGSGDGTAHIWQAAVNWESSKRGHSSEEELDDSDEQVEDRDRVDTLRTPLCEFTGLGGHSSVVVAADWLPSMDHRQIITGSWDRTAILWDVESREPVQTLTGHDHELTHVSAHASQRLVVTASRDSTFRLWDFRYEIPAVSVFQGHTESVTSTVFARDDKVVSGSDDRTVKVWELRNMRSALATIRTDSSVNRLAVSSAGIIAIPHDNRQIRLFDLNGQRVARLPRTSRQGHRRMVSSVAWAEDPLFNCDLFSCGFDRRVFGWSIILPKEN; this is encoded by the exons ATGAAGCCGTCCAAACATCGACTGTCCAGCTTGGCAGAAGATATCACCATACCAGAGGATGCACCTTTTCGAGCCCGCTTGCACTCACTATTTGGTCAGATAGAAAAAGAATTTGAACTgttatatttggaaaatttaagtT tGCAAGAGAAACTCGATCACTGCATGAGCAAAGATCTGATTAGCTCATATGAACGCTCAGCCGGAGTAATTGCTGCAGGTGGTAGTGGCACGAACATTATTGCAGGAAATACATCAAATACGGGCCTAACTAGTACGATCCAAACAAATGTTACATCCGCCTTTGGACATGATGATGGAGATTCTACCGCACTTGCTTCAATTATTGGTGGTGGCGGAAGTAAGGGTCTGAAAGCAAAATTTACATCAAGCAGTAACAAAGTGAAAGccagcaataaaattaaagcgCAAACGAGTCGAATTGTATCAAGCTTCAAGGCACAAACAGTGGTTAGCCAAGTAACGCGAGAATTCTGCGGGCATAAGGATGGAGTTTGGCAAGTGACTGCCAAGGTTGGTCAGCCAATTATAGGCACAGCATCAGCAGACCATACCGCGTGCATTTGGGGCATCGAAAATGGTCGATGCCTTCTACAATATCAAGGACATGCTGGCTCTGTGAATTCAGTAAAGTTTCATCAGAATCGCGACTTAGTATTAACAGGTAGTGGCGATGGCACAGCACACATTTGGCAAGCAGCTGTTAACTGGGAATCTTCCAA GAGAGGTCATTCCTCAGAGGAAGAGCTCGACGACAGTGATGAACAAGTGGAAGATCGAGATCGTGTTGACACATTGCGCACTCCTTTGTGCGAGTTTACCGGTCTGGGCGGGCATTCATCCGTGGTAGTGGCTGCTGATTGGTTGCCCAGCATGGATCATAGGCAAATAATAACAGGTAGCTGGGATCGTACAGCAATTTTGTGGGACGTAGAATCTCGCGAGCCCGTGCAGACCCTTACTGGACACGACCATGAATTAACACACGTCTCAGCACATGCTTCGCAACGATTAGTGGTTACAGCATCACGCGACTCAACTTTTCGTCTTTGGGACTTTCGCTATGAAATTCCCGCTGTATCGGTATTTCAGGGACACACAGA AAGCGTAACGTCAACTGTATTTGCGCGCGATGATAAAGTAGTGTCTGGATCGGATGATCGCACAGTAAAAGTTTGGGAATTACGAAACATGCGCTCTGCTCTGGCGACTATACGTACCGATTCCTCCGTAAATCGTTTAGCTGTCTCAAGCGCCGGAATTATTGCAATACCACATGACAACAGGCAAATACGTTTGTTCGATTTGAATGGACAACGTGTGGCGCGATTACCACGAACGAGCCGACag GGTCACCGTCGTATGGTATCTTCCGTAGCTTGGGCTGAAGATCCGTTATTCAATTGTGATTTATTTTCATGTGGCTTTGATAGGCGCGTTTTCGGCTGGTCCATAATTTTACCGAAAGAAAATTGA
- the LOC120780591 gene encoding vesicle transport through interaction with t-SNAREs homolog 1A produces MSGPYNWQKSTEGQNTTQSQLVANSYDILERSSASIQRSNQVAIETEQIGTEVLSELNEQRESLLRSTRRLQDADADIVQSGSVIRKLRREVLYNKLILVVIIILEMCILAGLIVLKFVRF; encoded by the exons ATGTCGGGCCCTTACAATTGGCAGAAGTCTACAGAGGGACAAAATACAACGCAATCTCAATTAGTAGCAAACAGCTACGATATCCTTGAGCGAAGCTCTGCGAGCATACAGCGATCCAATCAAGTTGCAATCGAAACTGAACAAATAGGCACTGAA gtatTATCTGAGTTAAATGAGCAACGAGAATCTCTATTGCGTTCTACACGACGGCTTCAAGACGCAGACGCAGACATTGTGCAATCAGGAAGCGTTATTAGAAAACTGCGACGCGAAGtgctttataataaattaattttagtggtcattataattttagaaatgtGTATATTAGCTGGATTGATAGTGCTCAAATTTGTACGTTTTTAG